The Lysobacter panacisoli genome includes a window with the following:
- the ilvG gene encoding acetolactate synthase 2 catalytic subunit, which yields MNGARWLVQALATEGVDTLFGYPGGAIMPFYDALHGSDLRHVLVRHEQGAAFAANGYARASGRVGVCVATSGPGASNLVTGIADAMLDSVPMVIITGQVPTALMGTDAFQELDVFGMTMPIVKHSFLPRRVDELPNMVAEAFRIARSGRPGPVLIDLPKDVQIGDASHLPPHVPAAIDDAPAPKDASLHAALALISQAHKPVVYGGGGIALGDAVAAFRTFVDATQIPTVLTLKGLGALPSGHPLNLGMLGMHGSRAANLAVQESDLLIVVGARFDDRATGKLAEFAPNARVVHMDLDACEIGKLRHADAGVCGDIRRTLTALTLPCAAHLHGRNGAARRAWRATCQQRARDHAARYDASGESVYAPALLKRLSELAPSAVVACDVGQHQMWVAQHWRFGEPRQHLTSGALGAMGFGLPAAIGAQLQDRDAQAICVSGDGSFLMNVQELATLRRYGLPVKIVLLDNQALGMVRQWQELFFEKRYSEIDLSDNPDFAAIAAAFGVQAMHIDRADQVDGALQALLDAPGPALLHVAIDTAANVWPLVPPNHNNAQMLDPELEASRASETTPTEETRHAIPA from the coding sequence ATGAACGGTGCCCGCTGGCTGGTGCAGGCCCTGGCGACCGAAGGCGTCGATACGCTCTTCGGCTATCCGGGCGGCGCGATCATGCCGTTCTACGACGCCCTGCACGGGTCGGACCTGCGCCATGTGCTGGTCCGCCACGAGCAGGGCGCGGCCTTCGCGGCGAACGGCTATGCGCGGGCCAGCGGGCGCGTCGGCGTATGCGTTGCGACGTCCGGTCCCGGTGCGTCGAACCTCGTCACCGGCATCGCCGACGCGATGCTGGATTCGGTGCCGATGGTGATCATCACCGGCCAGGTGCCGACCGCGCTGATGGGCACGGACGCGTTCCAGGAACTGGACGTGTTCGGCATGACGATGCCGATCGTCAAGCACAGCTTCCTGCCGCGTCGCGTGGACGAGTTGCCGAACATGGTCGCGGAGGCATTCCGCATCGCGCGTTCGGGCCGTCCGGGCCCGGTGCTGATCGACCTGCCCAAGGACGTGCAGATCGGCGACGCCTCGCACCTGCCGCCGCATGTACCTGCAGCCATCGACGATGCGCCGGCACCGAAGGACGCGTCGCTGCATGCCGCGCTGGCGTTGATCTCGCAGGCGCACAAGCCGGTGGTGTACGGCGGCGGCGGCATCGCGCTGGGCGACGCGGTGGCGGCGTTCCGCACGTTCGTCGATGCGACGCAGATCCCGACCGTGCTGACGCTGAAAGGTCTGGGCGCGCTTCCATCGGGCCATCCGCTCAACCTGGGCATGCTCGGCATGCACGGCAGCCGCGCGGCGAACCTCGCCGTGCAGGAAAGCGACCTGCTGATCGTGGTCGGCGCACGCTTCGACGACCGCGCCACTGGCAAGCTCGCCGAGTTCGCACCGAACGCGCGCGTCGTCCACATGGACCTGGACGCGTGCGAGATCGGCAAGCTGCGCCACGCCGACGCCGGCGTGTGCGGCGACATCCGCCGCACGCTGACCGCGCTCACCCTGCCCTGCGCCGCGCACCTGCACGGGCGCAACGGTGCGGCGCGTCGCGCGTGGCGCGCGACGTGCCAGCAGCGCGCACGCGACCACGCTGCACGCTACGACGCATCGGGCGAATCGGTGTACGCGCCGGCGCTGCTCAAGCGCCTGTCCGAGCTGGCGCCCAGCGCCGTCGTCGCCTGCGACGTCGGCCAGCACCAGATGTGGGTCGCGCAGCACTGGCGTTTCGGCGAACCGCGCCAGCACCTGACCAGCGGCGCGCTCGGTGCGATGGGCTTCGGCCTGCCCGCTGCCATCGGCGCGCAGTTGCAGGATCGCGACGCGCAGGCGATCTGCGTGAGCGGTGACGGTTCGTTCCTGATGAACGTGCAGGAGCTGGCGACGCTGCGCCGCTATGGACTGCCGGTGAAGATCGTGCTGCTCGACAACCAGGCGCTGGGCATGGTGCGCCAGTGGCAGGAGCTGTTCTTCGAGAAGCGCTATTCCGAGATCGACCTGTCCGACAACCCCGACTTCGCGGCGATCGCCGCCGCGTTCGGCGTTCAGGCGATGCACATCGACCGCGCCGACCAGGTCGACGGCGCGTTGCAGGCACTGCTCGATGCACCGGGTCCGGCGCTGCTGCATGTCGCCATCGACACGGCGGCGAACGTGTGGCCGCTGGTGCCGCCCAACCACAACAACGCGCAGATGCTCGATCCGGAGCTCGAAGCGTCGCGCGCGTCCGAGACCACCCCCACGGAGGAAACCCGCCATGCGATACCAGCTTGA
- the ilvC gene encoding ketol-acid reductoisomerase → MSTQHKPRIAIVGYGSQGRAHALNLRDSGFDVTIGLRPGGPTEIKAKADGFTVKSPAEAVKDAQLVAVLTPDMVQPQLYGEVIEPNIAPGACLLFAHGFNVHYGQISPREDLDVVLVAPKGPGALVRREYEIGRGVPSVYAVHQDRSGNAEQLALTYCAGIGGARQNAIRTTFKEETETDLFGEQAVLCGGATKLVQAGWETLVEAGYQPEVAYYECLHELKLIVDLFYEGGITRMHEFISETAQYGALTRGPYVVDENTRAQMRKVLAEIQDGTFARQWIAEYAAGNANYKALKQADLDHPIEAVGKKLRANMKWLSTAPQAAPAKQEAQTEAA, encoded by the coding sequence ATGAGCACCCAGCACAAACCCCGCATCGCGATCGTCGGCTATGGCAGCCAGGGCCGCGCGCATGCACTGAACCTGCGCGACTCCGGCTTCGACGTCACCATCGGCCTGCGTCCCGGCGGCCCGACCGAGATCAAGGCGAAGGCGGATGGTTTCACCGTCAAGTCGCCGGCCGAGGCGGTGAAGGACGCGCAGCTCGTCGCCGTGCTCACGCCGGACATGGTGCAGCCGCAGCTCTACGGCGAGGTGATCGAACCGAACATCGCACCAGGCGCGTGCCTGCTGTTCGCGCACGGCTTCAACGTGCACTACGGCCAGATTTCGCCGCGCGAGGATCTCGACGTGGTGCTCGTCGCGCCGAAAGGACCGGGTGCGCTCGTGCGTCGCGAATACGAGATCGGTCGCGGCGTGCCGTCGGTGTACGCCGTGCACCAGGACCGCAGCGGCAATGCGGAACAGCTCGCGCTGACCTACTGCGCCGGCATCGGCGGCGCGCGCCAGAACGCGATCCGCACCACCTTCAAGGAAGAGACCGAGACCGACCTGTTCGGCGAGCAGGCCGTGCTCTGCGGAGGCGCGACCAAGCTGGTGCAGGCCGGCTGGGAAACGCTGGTCGAAGCCGGTTACCAGCCGGAAGTCGCGTACTACGAGTGCCTGCACGAACTGAAGCTGATCGTCGACCTGTTCTACGAAGGCGGCATCACCCGCATGCACGAGTTCATCAGCGAGACCGCGCAGTACGGCGCGCTCACACGCGGCCCGTACGTGGTCGACGAGAACACGCGCGCGCAGATGCGCAAGGTCCTCGCCGAGATCCAGGACGGCACGTTCGCGCGTCAGTGGATCGCCGAGTACGCGGCGGGCAACGCCAACTACAAGGCGCTCAAGCAGGCCGACCTCGACCATCCGATCGAAGCCGTCGGCAAGAAGCTGCGCGCGAACATGAAGTGGCTTTCCACCGCGCCGCAGGCCGCGCCGGCCAAGCAAGAAGCGCAGACCGAGGCCGCGTGA
- a CDS encoding dihydroxy-acid dehydratase, giving the protein MLRATGLDDAAIAKPLVAVVHTWSDVSPCNFTLRDLAQHVRDGVISHGGTPIEFNTIAVTDGIAMGSDGMRASLASRETIADSIELAVDGHCLDAMVLLVGCDKTIPAAAMAAARLDIPTVILYGGTIMPGKCASPPSPDALRASTSPARGEVKSKAGGEDARDHADPSPLAGEGQARAAGQGEGEGSERALTIQDVFEAVGAHSAGKIDDAELHRIESHACPGAGACGGQFTANTMAMVLTFLGLSPLQLNDIPAIHPDKPAAARACGALVMQRLREGGPGPRDLISPAALRNAARAVSATAGSTNAALHLLAIAHEAGVPFDLEEFEAAAHTPVIADLKPGGRYTAAEMFEFGGTALVARELRSAGLIADIPTVTGRSFFEELDTIPAPKPQDVVRSVADPIKPRGGYSILYGDLAPEGCIVKLAGHGIEHFEGAARVFDSEEAAFAAVQARSIRAGDVVVIRFEGPAGGPGMREMLAVTAALVGQGLGNDVALITDGRFSGATHGFMVGHIAPEAARGGPIAKLRDGDRVRIDVATRRIDVDANLAAREAARIAPRVRTGVLAKYAQSVSSASRGAVTAPGPLDADWPTSREIPLHVVPDESRELLLV; this is encoded by the coding sequence ATGCTGCGTGCGACCGGACTGGACGACGCGGCGATCGCGAAACCGCTGGTGGCGGTGGTGCACACCTGGTCGGACGTGTCGCCGTGCAACTTCACGCTGCGCGATCTCGCCCAGCACGTGCGTGACGGCGTGATCTCGCACGGTGGCACGCCCATCGAGTTCAACACGATCGCGGTAACGGACGGCATCGCGATGGGCTCCGACGGCATGCGCGCGTCGCTGGCCTCGCGCGAGACCATCGCCGACTCGATCGAGCTCGCCGTCGACGGCCATTGCCTGGATGCGATGGTGTTGCTGGTCGGCTGCGACAAGACCATCCCCGCCGCGGCGATGGCCGCGGCGCGGCTCGATATCCCGACCGTGATCCTCTACGGCGGCACGATCATGCCGGGCAAGTGTGCGAGTCCCCCCTCTCCCGACGCGCTCCGCGCGTCGACCTCTCCCGCAAGGGGAGAGGTGAAAAGCAAGGCTGGCGGCGAAGACGCTCGCGACCACGCAGATCCCTCTCCCCTCGCGGGAGAGGGACAGGCCCGCGCAGCGGGCCAGGGAGAGGGAGAGGGCAGCGAGCGAGCGCTCACGATCCAGGATGTCTTCGAGGCCGTCGGCGCGCATTCGGCCGGGAAGATCGACGATGCGGAGCTGCACCGCATCGAGTCGCACGCCTGCCCCGGCGCCGGCGCATGCGGGGGCCAGTTCACCGCCAACACGATGGCGATGGTGCTGACCTTCCTCGGCCTGTCGCCATTGCAGCTCAACGACATCCCCGCGATCCACCCCGACAAGCCCGCCGCCGCACGTGCCTGTGGCGCGCTGGTGATGCAGCGTCTGCGCGAGGGCGGGCCGGGACCGCGCGACCTCATCTCTCCCGCCGCGTTGCGCAACGCGGCGCGCGCGGTCTCGGCCACGGCGGGTTCGACCAACGCCGCGCTGCATTTGCTCGCGATCGCGCACGAAGCAGGTGTTCCGTTCGACCTCGAAGAATTCGAGGCCGCCGCGCACACGCCGGTCATCGCCGACCTCAAGCCCGGCGGCCGCTACACCGCGGCGGAGATGTTCGAGTTCGGCGGCACCGCGCTGGTCGCACGCGAGCTGCGTTCGGCGGGACTGATCGCCGACATCCCGACCGTCACCGGCCGCAGCTTCTTCGAGGAACTCGACACGATCCCCGCACCGAAACCGCAGGACGTGGTGCGTTCCGTCGCCGATCCGATCAAGCCGCGCGGCGGCTACTCGATCCTGTACGGCGATCTCGCACCGGAAGGCTGCATCGTCAAGCTCGCCGGCCACGGCATCGAGCACTTCGAAGGCGCTGCGCGCGTGTTCGATTCCGAGGAAGCGGCGTTCGCAGCGGTACAGGCGCGCAGCATCCGTGCGGGCGACGTCGTCGTCATCCGCTTCGAAGGTCCCGCCGGCGGACCGGGCATGCGCGAAATGCTGGCCGTCACCGCCGCGCTGGTCGGGCAAGGGCTGGGCAACGACGTCGCACTGATCACCGACGGCCGCTTCAGCGGTGCGACGCACGGCTTCATGGTCGGACACATCGCGCCGGAAGCCGCACGTGGCGGGCCGATCGCGAAGCTGCGCGACGGCGACCGCGTGCGCATCGACGTCGCCACGCGCCGCATCGACGTCGACGCCAACCTCGCCGCGCGCGAAGCCGCGCGCATCGCGCCGCGCGTGCGTACCGGCGTGCTCGCCAAGTACGCGCAGTCGGTCAGCTCGGCCTCGCGCGGCGCGGTCACCGCACCCGGACCGCTCGATGCGGATTGGCCGACCTCGCGTGAAATCCCCTTGCACGTCGTTCCCGACGAATCGCGGGAACTGCTTCTGGTTTGA
- the thrC gene encoding threonine synthase translates to MNFTSTRGGTPATGIDDALVAGLAPDGGLYVPAHVPQLDLTAGETLADTARRVLAPFFDASSLRDALPALCEHAYSFDAPLRPLDGADDHLLELFHGPTAAFKDYAARFLAGALSRLRDPDAAPTTIVVATSGDTGAAVASAFHRRPGFKVVILYPEGRVSPRQAHGLECWGDNVRTFRVTDTFDDCQRMAKQALSDETLRGEIPLSSANSISLGRLLPQVAYYAHTALSFHARHGQPLNVIVPTGNLGNACAAFLARRMGLPIGELVLACNANDVLPRYFAGEPYVPQATKATLANAMDVGAPSNFERLRHWHDSDAHLRTSLSAHAVDDATITETIRHAPARHGVVPCPHTATGLHVLERLRAGGDMRPWAVVATAHPAKFDSIVEPLVGHVVEPPPALAETLSWPASGERLDADYAALRAVLRG, encoded by the coding sequence ATGAACTTCACCAGCACGCGCGGCGGAACGCCGGCCACCGGCATCGACGACGCGCTCGTCGCCGGCCTCGCGCCCGACGGTGGCCTGTACGTTCCCGCGCATGTCCCGCAACTCGACCTCACCGCCGGCGAGACCCTCGCGGACACCGCACGACGCGTGCTCGCGCCGTTCTTCGACGCCTCCTCGCTGCGCGATGCGTTGCCCGCCTTGTGCGAGCACGCGTACTCGTTCGATGCGCCACTGCGTCCGCTCGATGGCGCGGACGACCACCTGCTCGAACTCTTCCACGGACCGACCGCCGCGTTCAAGGACTACGCCGCGCGCTTCCTCGCCGGCGCGCTGTCGCGGCTTCGCGATCCCGATGCAGCGCCGACGACGATAGTCGTCGCGACCTCGGGCGATACCGGCGCCGCGGTCGCCTCGGCGTTCCACCGACGCCCCGGCTTCAAGGTCGTGATCCTGTACCCGGAAGGGCGCGTCTCGCCGCGCCAGGCGCACGGGCTGGAATGCTGGGGCGACAACGTGCGCACCTTCCGCGTGACGGACACGTTCGACGACTGCCAGCGCATGGCCAAGCAGGCGCTCTCCGACGAAACGCTGCGCGGCGAGATCCCGTTGAGTTCGGCCAACAGCATCAGTCTTGGACGCCTGCTGCCGCAGGTCGCTTATTACGCGCACACGGCACTAAGCTTCCATGCGCGGCACGGCCAGCCGCTCAACGTGATCGTGCCGACCGGCAACCTCGGCAACGCATGTGCTGCGTTCCTCGCGCGCCGCATGGGACTGCCGATCGGTGAGCTGGTGCTCGCGTGCAATGCCAACGACGTGCTGCCGCGCTACTTCGCAGGCGAGCCTTACGTTCCGCAGGCGACGAAGGCGACGCTCGCCAATGCGATGGACGTGGGCGCGCCCAGCAATTTCGAGCGCCTGCGCCACTGGCACGACAGCGACGCGCACCTGCGCACGTCGTTGTCGGCACATGCGGTGGATGACGCGACCATCACCGAAACGATCCGCCATGCGCCGGCGCGCCACGGCGTGGTGCCCTGCCCGCACACTGCGACTGGGCTGCACGTGCTGGAGCGTCTACGTGCCGGTGGCGACATGCGCCCGTGGGCAGTGGTCGCGACCGCGCACCCGGCGAAGTTCGACAGCATCGTCGAACCGCTGGTCGGCCACGTCGTCGAACCGCCTCCGGCGCTGGCCGAAACGCTGTCCTGGCCGGCGTCGGGCGAACGTCTCGATGCCGACTACGCGGCGCTACGCGCGGTGTTGCGCGGGTGA
- a CDS encoding homoserine kinase, producing the protein MSGDIEPQQARAFAPGSVGNIGVGFDLLGHSIDGVRDVAIVRRIDEPVVRIAAIRGDAEGAGTLPLQAERNTAGQALIALREKLRLVHGFELELEKGIPLGSGLGGSAASCVAALVAANALLDAPLAREALYEFALDGESVSSGSRHGDNVAPMLLGGVVMATATRMIPLSVPEWLHAVVVHPDQVLETRRARAVLADPYPLSLVVEQSSHLALFLTGLQRGDAQLLREGLRDLLVEPRRAPLIPGFFDAKAAALDHGALGASISGAGPSTFAWFASKAEATAAAPAMQAAFADAGYGSRSYVTPVAGPRADVIETQGVRR; encoded by the coding sequence GTGAGCGGAGACATCGAACCACAGCAGGCACGCGCGTTCGCGCCCGGCAGCGTCGGCAACATCGGCGTCGGTTTCGACCTGCTCGGCCATTCCATCGACGGCGTCCGCGACGTCGCCATCGTGCGTCGCATCGACGAGCCGGTCGTGCGCATCGCGGCGATCCGCGGCGATGCCGAAGGCGCCGGCACGCTGCCGCTGCAGGCCGAACGCAACACCGCCGGACAGGCACTGATCGCGCTGCGCGAGAAGCTCCGCCTTGTGCACGGCTTCGAACTGGAACTGGAGAAGGGGATCCCGCTCGGCTCCGGCCTCGGCGGTTCCGCGGCATCGTGCGTGGCCGCGCTGGTCGCGGCGAACGCGCTGCTCGATGCGCCACTCGCGCGTGAAGCGCTGTACGAGTTCGCGCTCGACGGTGAATCGGTATCGAGCGGCAGCCGCCACGGCGACAACGTCGCCCCGATGCTGCTCGGCGGCGTGGTGATGGCGACGGCTACGCGCATGATCCCGCTGTCGGTGCCCGAATGGCTGCACGCGGTGGTCGTGCATCCGGACCAGGTGCTGGAAACGCGACGCGCGCGCGCGGTGCTGGCCGATCCGTATCCACTGTCGCTGGTGGTCGAACAGAGTTCGCACCTCGCGCTGTTCCTCACTGGCCTGCAGCGCGGCGACGCGCAACTGCTGCGCGAAGGCCTGCGCGACCTGCTGGTGGAACCGCGGCGCGCGCCGCTGATTCCCGGTTTCTTCGATGCCAAGGCCGCGGCGCTCGACCACGGCGCACTGGGCGCGAGCATCTCCGGCGCAGGCCCGAGCACGTTCGCGTGGTTCGCATCGAAAGCCGAGGCCACCGCCGCCGCGCCGGCGATGCAGGCCGCATTCGCCGACGCGGGCTACGGATCGCGCTCCTACGTCACGCCAGTGGCGGGGCCGCGCGCGGACGTGATCGAGACGCAGGGAGTGCGACGATGA
- the thrA gene encoding bifunctional aspartate kinase/homoserine dehydrogenase I has product MPPADALLRPAPPCHVHKFGGSSLADAALYRSAASLLQDPSSPRVAVVSAMQGVTDALIALVDVARTGGSWREDWNALRARHLAAADALRRNDDSLHKALDEAFDTFAELLAALAAGDAAMQASLAGLPGLGEVWSSHLMHAALGGVESGWHRLDARDVLVVHAGEMGMAVDWAESRSRLAAWRASHDGNVVVTGFVARDAQGHATTLGRNGSDYSAAIFANLFDAQALTIWTDVDGVLSADPRLVPEAVCLPSMSYAEACELAYFGAKVLHPQTMAPVQERGIPLWIRNTRKPERPGTLISPDNDPAGVPVKGLSLVRDLAIVELVGNGMVGVPGSAERMFGALRGAGVSVTMISQGSSEHSICCVLRAEQAERARDAVAHAFADAIADGQAQGVTLTRDIAVLAAVGDGMVGTPGVAARLLGGLAQARVNARAIAQGAGERNISVAIGAADATRALRAAHAAFWLSPQTLSVGVIGPGQVGSALLVQMSAALPELRKRSGLDLRLRAIANSRTMVLDERGFEPADAAARLEGGAAEAVDLDRFADHVRGEHLPHALIVDCSASPTVAAHYPRWLARGIHVVTPNKLAGSGPWPQYAAIQDAGRHGGGRFRYEATVGAGLPVMLTLRNLLDTGDELYGIDGMLSGTLAWLFNRFDGTVPFSQLVREAQALGYTEPDPRDDLSGLDVARKLVILAREAGRALSLEDVDVENLVPEALRDVGRDEFLSRLAEMDEPMLARLRDAAAKQRSLRHLAQLDRDGRARVGVVALPAEHACCHTRLTDNLVQFRTRRYADNPLVVQGPGAGPDVTAAGVFGDVLAIAQSLGSTPGLVHPLGADARAEAIA; this is encoded by the coding sequence ATGCCACCCGCAGACGCTTTACTCCGCCCTGCCCCGCCGTGCCACGTGCACAAATTCGGCGGCAGCAGCCTGGCCGACGCCGCGCTGTACCGCAGCGCCGCCTCCCTGCTCCAGGACCCATCGAGCCCCCGCGTCGCCGTGGTGTCGGCGATGCAGGGCGTCACCGATGCGCTGATCGCGCTGGTCGACGTCGCGCGCACCGGCGGATCGTGGCGCGAAGACTGGAATGCATTGCGCGCGCGCCACCTTGCCGCGGCCGATGCACTGCGTCGCAACGACGACTCGCTGCACAAGGCGCTGGACGAAGCGTTCGATACCTTCGCGGAACTGCTGGCCGCGCTCGCCGCCGGCGATGCCGCGATGCAGGCATCACTCGCGGGCCTGCCCGGCCTCGGCGAGGTCTGGTCCTCGCACCTGATGCACGCCGCGCTCGGCGGTGTCGAATCGGGATGGCACCGACTGGATGCACGCGACGTGCTGGTCGTGCACGCAGGCGAGATGGGCATGGCGGTGGACTGGGCCGAAAGCCGCTCGCGCCTGGCCGCATGGCGGGCATCGCACGACGGCAACGTCGTCGTCACCGGCTTCGTCGCCCGCGATGCGCAGGGCCATGCGACCACACTGGGCCGCAACGGCAGCGATTACTCCGCGGCGATCTTCGCCAACCTGTTCGACGCGCAGGCGTTGACCATCTGGACCGATGTCGACGGCGTCCTGTCCGCCGATCCGCGCCTGGTGCCGGAAGCGGTGTGCCTGCCGTCGATGTCCTACGCCGAAGCCTGCGAACTCGCCTATTTCGGTGCGAAAGTGCTGCATCCGCAGACGATGGCGCCGGTGCAGGAGCGCGGCATCCCGCTGTGGATCCGCAACACGCGCAAGCCGGAGCGGCCTGGCACGCTCATCTCGCCGGACAACGACCCCGCCGGCGTGCCGGTGAAGGGCCTGAGCCTGGTGCGCGATCTCGCCATCGTCGAACTCGTCGGCAACGGCATGGTCGGCGTGCCGGGTTCGGCCGAACGCATGTTCGGCGCACTGCGCGGCGCGGGCGTGTCGGTGACGATGATCTCGCAGGGCTCGTCCGAACATTCGATCTGCTGCGTGCTGCGCGCCGAACAGGCCGAACGCGCACGCGACGCGGTCGCGCATGCGTTCGCCGACGCGATCGCGGACGGACAGGCACAGGGCGTCACGCTGACGCGCGACATCGCGGTGCTTGCCGCGGTCGGCGACGGCATGGTCGGCACGCCGGGCGTGGCCGCGCGCCTGCTCGGCGGCCTGGCGCAGGCACGCGTGAACGCACGTGCGATCGCGCAGGGCGCAGGCGAACGCAACATCTCCGTCGCGATCGGCGCGGCCGACGCCACCCGCGCCCTGCGCGCGGCGCACGCCGCGTTCTGGCTGTCGCCGCAGACGCTGTCGGTCGGCGTGATCGGACCGGGCCAGGTCGGCAGCGCGCTGCTGGTGCAGATGTCGGCCGCATTGCCGGAGCTGCGCAAACGTTCCGGCCTCGACCTGCGCCTGCGCGCCATCGCCAACAGCCGCACGATGGTGCTGGACGAACGCGGCTTCGAACCCGCCGATGCCGCGGCACGCCTGGAAGGCGGCGCGGCCGAAGCGGTCGACCTCGACCGTTTCGCCGATCACGTGCGTGGCGAGCACCTGCCGCACGCGCTGATCGTCGACTGCAGCGCCAGCCCCACGGTCGCCGCGCATTACCCGCGCTGGCTCGCGCGCGGCATCCATGTAGTCACGCCGAACAAGCTCGCCGGCAGCGGGCCGTGGCCGCAGTACGCCGCGATACAGGACGCCGGCCGGCACGGCGGCGGCCGTTTCCGCTACGAGGCCACGGTCGGCGCGGGCCTGCCGGTGATGCTCACCCTGCGCAACCTGCTCGACACCGGCGACGAGCTGTACGGCATCGACGGCATGCTCTCGGGCACACTGGCGTGGCTGTTCAACCGGTTCGACGGCACGGTGCCGTTCTCGCAGCTCGTCCGCGAGGCGCAGGCGCTGGGCTATACCGAACCCGATCCGCGCGACGACCTGTCCGGCCTCGACGTCGCGCGCAAGCTGGTGATCCTGGCGCGCGAGGCCGGTCGCGCGCTGTCGCTGGAGGATGTGGACGTGGAGAACCTGGTGCCCGAGGCACTGCGCGATGTCGGACGCGACGAGTTCCTGTCGCGCCTGGCGGAAATGGACGAACCGATGCTCGCGCGCCTGCGCGACGCCGCCGCGAAGCAACGTTCGCTGCGGCACCTCGCGCAGCTGGACCGAGACGGCCGCGCGCGCGTCGGCGTGGTCGCGCTGCCAGCCGAACACGCCTGCTGCCACACGCGCCTGACCGACAACCTCGTGCAGTTCCGCACGCGCCGCTACGCGGACAATCCGCTGGTCGTGCAGGGGCCGGGCGCGGGCCCGGACGTCACCGCCGCGGGCGTGTTCGGCGACGTGCTCGCGATCGCGCAGTCGCTGGGCTCGACGCCCGGCCTCGTCCATCCGCTGGGCGCCGACGCACGCGCGGAGGCGATCGCGTGA